One window of the Thermodesulfobacteriota bacterium genome contains the following:
- a CDS encoding c-type cytochrome translates to MKSTFPVSAVLSILAAALLLTAAGCGEQTPEAEKKSEAVAEKTPEPKKEAAVEAVGTEPTSEETTKEKIVEDVAPDGYTTPRVAYARKNGIPEEFRGLSNPIEATAENIETGGKLFLRQCVMCHGTGGKGDGLGGKSLNPPPSNLALLAGTVSDGYLFWAMTEGGKTVGSLMPSLKGISEENRWQLVLYMKEELREKQ, encoded by the coding sequence ATGAAGAGTACGTTCCCGGTTTCAGCCGTTTTATCCATTCTGGCAGCCGCCTTGCTCCTCACCGCGGCCGGCTGCGGAGAGCAGACGCCGGAGGCCGAGAAGAAGTCGGAAGCCGTCGCCGAGAAAACCCCGGAACCGAAGAAAGAAGCGGCCGTAGAGGCGGTGGGAACCGAACCCACGTCCGAAGAAACAACCAAGGAAAAAATCGTGGAAGATGTGGCCCCGGACGGATACACCACCCCGAGGGTGGCCTATGCGAGGAAGAACGGCATACCCGAAGAGTTCCGCGGCCTGTCGAACCCGATTGAGGCAACGGCCGAGAATATCGAGACCGGCGGAAAACTCTTTTTAAGGCAATGCGTTATGTGCCACGGAACCGGGGGCAAGGGGGACGGCCTGGGCGGCAAATCCCTTAACCCACCACCTTCGAACCTCGCACTTCTGGCCGGGACGGTCTCGGACGGCTATCTCTTCTGGGCCATGACCGAGGGGGGCAAGACCGTCGGCTCGCTCATGCCCTCGCTCAAGGGCATCTCCGAGGAGAACAGGTGGCAGCTGGTGCTCTACATGAAAGAGGAGCTTAGAGAGAAGCAATAA
- a CDS encoding methyltransferase domain-containing protein, translated as MGGFKDTNWADGEFALKYLENADLIIPERSGFMETLASFGRHFLGGRPGAALLDLGCGDGAFTGELLKLDGSMEATLVDASGEMIQRARERLGGFKNVKFIEASFEDLMEEKVAVARFDLASSALALHHLPRAQRGEMNAYVHSLLTEGGWFINMDVCLSPSETLEEWYLKLWEERIVEEQREAGVKVDYESFMRKHGERKHHMRLDTLTDQLGALEKAGFKMVDCFRKYGIFAIYGGRK; from the coding sequence ATGGGCGGATTTAAGGACACGAACTGGGCGGACGGGGAGTTCGCCCTTAAATACCTTGAAAACGCCGACCTCATCATCCCGGAGCGAAGCGGCTTCATGGAAACCCTTGCCTCTTTCGGCCGCCACTTCCTCGGGGGCAGACCCGGTGCCGCGCTCCTTGACCTCGGGTGCGGGGACGGTGCCTTCACCGGGGAGCTCCTGAAGCTCGACGGCTCAATGGAGGCCACTCTTGTAGACGCTTCCGGGGAGATGATCCAAAGGGCGAGGGAACGCCTCGGCGGCTTCAAGAACGTAAAGTTCATAGAGGCGAGCTTCGAAGATTTGATGGAGGAAAAGGTCGCCGTGGCCCGGTTCGACCTTGCCTCCTCCGCCCTGGCCCTCCACCACCTTCCCCGGGCGCAAAGAGGCGAGATGAACGCATACGTCCATTCCCTCCTGACCGAAGGCGGCTGGTTTATAAACATGGACGTCTGCCTTTCCCCCTCCGAGACCCTTGAAGAGTGGTACCTGAAACTCTGGGAAGAGAGGATAGTGGAGGAGCAGAGGGAGGCGGGGGTTAAGGTGGACTACGAAAGCTTCATGCGAAAGCACGGGGAGCGCAAACACCACATGAGACTCGACACGTTGACCGACCAGCTCGGGGCCCTGGAAAAGGCCGGTTTCAAAATGGTGGACTGTTTCCGCAAATATGGTATATTCGCAATATACGGAGGAAGGAAGTAA